A DNA window from Drosophila virilis strain 15010-1051.87 chromosome 4, Dvir_AGI_RSII-ME, whole genome shotgun sequence contains the following coding sequences:
- the LOC138911262 gene encoding uncharacterized protein codes for MERSPEPSININGRHAVCTATNMSYAKIKTKYKDSKRTINKFQLTLVKLTKLKSSLKFLLKCRKSNLIPNFIKNLTQHLTILTTDNKTHPDITRTLTRHTHFYHTKILNLLIKHKHNLLQEQTKHMEKAKTNIEQLMTTDDAKAFFESERNIENKITTTLKKRQETKHDKLRDQRNLALADNNTQREWFVNKTKIEFPPNVVALLAKGPKFALPISKRDFPLLKYIADGEELVQTIKEKETQESARTKFSLLVKEHKTKNNQNSRDRAILDTVEQTRKLLKENINIKILSSDKGNKTVAMDEDEYKNKMTNILDDLCAYRTLRLDPTSRLQTKNNTFVAQLFKMGLISKDERNKMTTTTAVPPRIYGLPKIHKEGTPLRPICSSIGSPSYGLCKYIIQILKNLTMDSRYNIKNAVDFKDRVNNSQIREEETLVSFDVVSLFPSIPIELALDTIRQKWTKLEEHTNIPKQLFMDIVRFCIQENRYFKYEDKIYTQLKGMPMGSPASPVIADILMEELLDKITDKLKIKPRLLTKYVDDLFAITNKIDVENILKELNSFHKQIKFTMELEKDGKLPFLDSIVSRMDNTLKIKWYRKPIASGRILNFNSNHPKSMIINTALGCMNRMMKISDTIYHKEIEHEIKELLTKNDFPPNIIKTLLKRRQIERKKPTEPAKIYKSLIYVPRLSERLTNSDCYNKQDIKVAHKPTNTLQKFFNKIKSKIPMIEKSNVVYQIPCGGDNNNKCNSVYIGTTKSKLKTRISQHKSDFKLRHQNNIQKTALMTHCIRSNHTPNFDETTILQQEQHYNKRHTLEMLHIINTPTYKRLNYKTDTENCAHLYRHLLNSQTTSVTISTSKSADV; via the coding sequence ATAAAACCCACCCTGACATAACAAGAACATtgactagacacacacatttttaccataccaaaatattaaacttacttataaaacacaaacacaacctattacaagaacaaacaaaacatatggaaaaagcaaaaacaaacatagaaCAACTGATGACCACAGATGACGCAAAAGCGTTttttgagagcgagagaaatatagaaaacaaaataacaacaacactcaagaaaagacaagaaacgaaacacgataagttacgagatcaacggaacctagccttagcggataacaacacgcaaagagagtggtttgtaaacaaaacaaaaatagaattcccGCCAAACGTCGTAGCGTTACTCGCCAAAGGGCCGAAGTTCgctctcccaatcagcaagagagattttcctctcttgaaatacatcgcagacggtgaggagctagtgcaaacaataaaagaaaaggaaacacaagagtcggcgcgcacaaaattctctttgttagtcaaagagcataaaaccaagaacaaccaaaacagtagggatcgagcaatactggacacagtggaacagacacgaaaattactgaaagaaaatataaatattaaaattctatcgtcggataagggcaacaaaaccgtagcaatggatgaggatgaatataaaaataaaatgacaaatattttagacgacttatgcgcgtatagaacattgagactagatccgacatcaagactacagacaaagaataacaccttcgtagcacaattattcaagatgggtcttatttcaaaggacgaaagaaataagatgactacaacaacagcggtacctccgaggatatatggactaccaaaaatacacaaggaaggaactccactgagaccaatatgttcttccataggatctccatcttacgggctgtgcaaatatataatacaaatattaaaaaatctgacaatggactctaggtacaacatcaagaacgcggtagattttaaagacagagtcaacaactcccagattagagaagaggaaacattagtatcttttgacgtagtatccttatttcccagcataccaatagaattagcacttgacacaataagacaaaaatggaccaaattagaagagcacacgaatataccgaaacaactatttatggacatagttagattttgcatacaggaaaacagatatttcaaatacgaagacaaaatatacacacaacttaagggaatgccaatgggatcaccggcttccccagtaatcgcagatatattaatggaggaactgttggacaagattacagataaattaaaaataaaaccaagactcttgaccaaatatgtagatgacctttttgccataacgaacaaaatagacgtggaaaatattctaaaagaattgaattccttccacaaacagataaaatttacaatggaattagaaaaggacgggaaattaccatttttagactctattgtaagcagaatggacaacacactcaaaataaagtggtataggaaacccatagcctccggacgaatactcaacttcaattcaaaccacccaaagagtatgataatcaatacagcactaggctgtatgaatagaatgatgaaaatatcggacacaatataccacaaagaaattgaacatgaaatcaaagaacttttgaccaaaaatgacttccccccaaatataatcaaaacattattaaaaagacgacaaatcgaaagaaaaaagccaacagaacctgctaaaatatacaaatcactaatatatgtaccacgactatcagaacgcctcacaaactcagactgttataacaaacaagatataaaagtagcacacaaaccgacgaatacattacaaaaattcttcaacaagataaagtcgaaaatcccgatgatcgaaaaaagcaacgtcgtttaccaaataccatgtggcggggataacaacaacaagtgcaatagtgtctacataggtacaacaaaatcgaagctaaaaacaaggattagtcaacataaatcggacttcaaactaagacatcaaaataatatacagaaaacagcacttatgacccattgtataagaagcaaccacacaccaaattttgatgaaacaacaatcttacaacaagaacaacactataacaagcgacacacattggaaatgctacacataattaacacaccaacctacaaacgactaaactacaagacagacacagaaaattgcgctcacttgtacagacacctcttaaacagtcaaacaacctcagtaacaatctccacgtcaaaaagcgcagacgtgtaa